The Raphanus sativus cultivar WK10039 chromosome 6, ASM80110v3, whole genome shotgun sequence sequence CTTTCATGCTTTCACTAATGTGTACCAAAACCTAAGGGACAATGAGTTGAAGAGATCAGTTTCTATTTGTTTGCAGATAATGGTAATAGACTTCAAACTAACATACCCAAGTGGTACTACAACTGCTCATCTTATCAACAGCTTCCATACCCCTCAAGGTACCTTTCATTTCTTCACTTTATGCTTATTAGTTTTGACTTGTCTGCTTTCTTTTTACTCTATACTGCTTCTCTGCATCAGGAAACAAGTGATGATGTTGGGTAGATTCCTCTCCTGTAGCTTCTTTTGGAGTTTCTTCTAATGGTTCTTCACTGAAGGAGAGAATTGTGGGTTCTCAAATTTCCCATCATTTGGACTCAAAGCTGACCAATACAAGTAAGCTCAACAAACAATACGCTGAAGCTggcttattgtttttttttcctctctgTATCACAATGTTAAAGTCTTGATGTACAAACAGGTTCTACTTTGATTTTCAGCAACATATATGTGGGTGCTGGGATGATATACCCATACATAATCAACATCTCTGTTCTCTTGGGAGGTATTCTCTCTTCGAGGGATAATTTGGCCTCTcactgaaataaataaaaaggaaattggTTTCCTGCAGATGGCGAACCCAGCAGCATGCATGGTCTCCAGTAGGTATACAAAACTCTGCTATTATAAATCCTTCTTTAAGTTTATCTCTCTCTTTGATATTATTGTTCCTTCGCAACAATCTTCGACTCAGCAATGAATTAAGAAGATAAACAGATGCAGATCTCTACCGATATGGTAATTTTTGTTTCTGTGTTTTGCGTGTGATCTTCCTTCTATTGTATACAAAATgctatgttttttcttttttttttggtatcctGAGATTGCTTTTCGACTTGCTGCTCTCTTATTTTGTGTTAAATGATGTCAAATGCACAGGACCTCAAATCGCAGCTGCAAGAGTTGAATCCGGAACAATAGGTAAAAGCTTTGTCTCTCCGTTTTTACATGAAATGTAAATTTTCTGATGTTTTGACTCATTTTCCATTGAATTTGTATATTGTGGTTACTTTTGGTTGAGATTGTTTCTGAGAAGTTAAGGCAGACTACTTGCAGTGAACCTATTTAAAACATCACTGTTGATATGGTAAAGACATGATGACCCacgtgttttaaaaaaaaaataatcctGCCCTTGAATCACTCATTTCAGCCCCCTTCTAAATATAGGTGATTGGTGGGATGAGAGGGATGACTGGATTGCTCTGGGAAACCTCATTGCTTGACCCGGAAGAGGTACTACTGATAACTCTTTGTATATCTTAACAATTAGTTGGTTAATCCTAGGAGATGGTTGATACAATTTCTGCAAAGTGCTTAGCCGGACAATTTCAGGACTATTTAATCTGTACAGCTTCGAGGAACTACAAGAACATCATTCACCATCGAAGAAGACCCAACTGGTTCTCCATTTAGCCCAAAACAATCATACGATGACCAGCGTCGTACAAGGTTCTTCCTCAAACACCAAATCCCCACTTGGTTTGCTATCGGAAGTTACATCATCACTACAGCGATAAAAATCCCTCACAGTTTCTCTGACTTGGCCCCAGTCACCGAACCTTAACCGTAAGAAGAGCAGCAGCAAAATATTAATCTCATCATATCATGAGGTGAAAGCGAAGCATTGTTCTCGACATTGGAGGTAGAATCTTAAATTGAGTAATTTCGTGAGGAGTTCGAATATAAAAATGATCCCAAAGGAAACACCACCAAAGTCTAAAAAGTTTTATGGAAACAATAACAGTGGTCATGAGGAGAGCTAGGTGAGAACTGCGCTCATAATGTGGAGTGAAAAGGAGCTTTGTGAAATCCAAAAATCTgtgaaaatacattaaaaagcattttagtaaatttttaataaaaaacattttagtaatttataaaaagGTTCAAATTTATTGCATATTTGCATAACTGAAAAGAATGAAacacaacaaaaataaacaatgatAAAATCTAATTTCACAACTAAAACacttttaatttatgtattgtATCTACTTcctaaagtaatattttttagtttgtaGCAAAAAAAATAGTGCTTTGGAAGTTacagtaaaaaaaacaaaacaaataattctATTCACTAAATTCTACAGCCAAAAACATAAAGCTACATTCACTGCCAATCATCTCATATATATCCATAAtcttatgaatttaaattataatattatgtgAGAATAAGTTATTTcccaaaaattgaaaaaaaaactagatttagAATATAATCTTTGCATCACGTAGAAAAAACAACATTTTTGTCGACCGcgtaggaaaaaaaaactcaataaacataataaacaaACAACCCCACCTAAACACAATACACAATGGTCACAATGTTTAAACATATTTGAACGTTTGATACCATTCTAAATGATTCAAAAGCTTCATGCTCCATTTTAATAGTTAGACCTAACAGCTTAGATCAAACCCATCTttcaaaaaatccaaaatatcaaCAATAATAATTAACAACCTTTAACAAGAAAATGCCCAAATTTCAGtccataataataaattttaaagtaaacATTCACACATATCaccaaaatagaaaaagaaaattaagataaaaggtgtatttttcttatatatttttattgtaagataaaatatattttatttagttattttttggtttaagcaAAAGGGCTAGGAGTTTCGCGgagttatttttattgtatgttTCAAGCCAAAACAAATATTCCTAGATTATTCAAGAGATAGAGATTCAGTGTACGAAGTATTTGGATGATCATTGTTTTAGTGACATCTATTATCATATGTATAAGTTTCATTTATGATTTTCTGTTTTATCATATGTGTTTTGTGTATAAAGTAAGAAAAGATTATGTTTACCTTTTATACATTAACTAAATTGCATTgatgtaattttaatttaacttaatattattaaatattatcaaaatttatagaaGTGTTAAAAAACAATGGTGTAttacattttcaatataaaacaaataaaacaatgcTTTATTTCTACTTATATGAAtagtatgtatataaattaatgatttatgaaaatgaaactatatgtttaaaaaatcataaatttagtaaccaaatttcaaaatttaaatctgCCAAAAACGGAAAATggctgaaaataaaaaatatgttggaGGGAGAGTTCGTACCCTGGTCCAGGCACTTGCACGAAGGATATTCCTATGTCACATCAGGGAAAAAAATTTAGgggtttgaaaatattttcGGCCAAAGTATATAAACTTCTAACTATGTAAATAAGTGTGTTCCATTTAACAAATGCAGATGACTCAGGCTAtggagaaacaaaatatttaagttatcattataaagaaattttagtaaacCACGTTTATTCGGAATATTCTGGATAGCGCGGTTTCTTAAAAATCACATCTATTCACTATATTATGTATTACCAAAC is a genomic window containing:
- the LOC130495575 gene encoding probable metal-nicotianamine transporter YSL5, translating into MEAAVVRANERRTQLEFRDAEWPWSQMKLGDCKEQDEVVLFSSSNVTSKHTERVGSGKESEAGGRGKRRVERLSATTKRNASRGFKDFSLGWTIGFLFVASFLGLFSVVPLRKIMVIDFKLTYPSGTTTAHLINSFHTPQDSSPVASFGVSSNGSSLKERIVGSQISHHLDSKLTNTSSTLIFSNIYVGAGMIYPYIINISVLLGGPQIAAARVESGTIGKSFVIGGMRGMTGLLWETSLLDPEELRGTTRTSFTIEEDPTGSPFSPKQSYDDQRRTRFFLKHQIPTWFAIGSYIITTAIKIPHSFSDLAPVTEP